One Parachlamydia sp. AcF125 DNA segment encodes these proteins:
- a CDS encoding SLC13 family permease: MIALIIFVVCYLFFIFFPNRKAEVGLLGSLALIFLSQISWHTALFELVNWNVVGLFLGTLILAELFLLSRVPAVVSEWLVDRAKNVRSALMGIFILSSLLSMFVENVAVVLLVGPVAMTLCEKLKISAFKPMALLAMFSNLQGTATLIGDPPSMIMGGYMKMTFNDFFIYQGKPSIFFIVQAGAIGALVYAWYLLRTEEKQVRLIPMETVRSWIPALLLFFLVAILALGSFIDTQMEWLAGIAAMGLAFIGILWLWMGPRWASTEEMLRNIDWKTTLFFASLFILVGAVQQAGWMDVAAKALSSVLGKNKAILFIAIIGLSAFISAVVDNVPFLLAAIPVVMDLAKINQISLPFLMFALLIGTCLGGNVTPIGASANIVAMGFLEKKGQSASFGEYVPIGLKFTTCALIPAAIALWVIWA; this comes from the coding sequence ATGATCGCGCTTATTATTTTTGTGGTCTGCTATCTTTTCTTTATTTTTTTTCCAAATCGTAAGGCAGAAGTGGGGCTTTTAGGCTCGCTGGCTTTAATTTTTCTCAGCCAAATTTCTTGGCATACCGCCCTTTTTGAATTAGTGAATTGGAATGTGGTTGGTTTATTTTTGGGAACACTCATTTTAGCTGAGTTATTTTTGCTGTCCCGTGTGCCAGCAGTGGTATCAGAATGGCTGGTAGACCGCGCAAAAAATGTTCGCTCGGCTTTAATGGGCATTTTTATCCTCTCAAGCCTTCTTTCCATGTTTGTTGAAAATGTGGCCGTTGTCCTTCTAGTCGGGCCTGTTGCCATGACCTTATGTGAAAAACTGAAAATTTCTGCTTTTAAACCCATGGCTTTGCTTGCCATGTTTTCTAACCTGCAAGGAACTGCCACATTAATTGGCGATCCTCCCAGCATGATAATGGGTGGGTATATGAAAATGACTTTTAACGACTTTTTTATTTACCAAGGAAAGCCCAGCATTTTTTTTATTGTGCAAGCAGGAGCTATCGGAGCTTTGGTTTATGCTTGGTATCTTTTAAGGACTGAAGAAAAACAAGTGCGGCTAATACCGATGGAAACTGTAAGATCGTGGATTCCAGCTTTGCTACTGTTCTTTTTGGTTGCAATCTTAGCCTTAGGGTCTTTCATAGACACACAAATGGAGTGGTTGGCGGGAATTGCTGCCATGGGATTGGCCTTCATAGGGATACTTTGGCTGTGGATGGGACCGCGATGGGCTTCTACTGAAGAAATGCTAAGAAATATCGATTGGAAAACCACTCTTTTTTTTGCAAGTTTGTTTATTTTAGTCGGGGCTGTCCAGCAAGCAGGCTGGATGGATGTTGCCGCAAAAGCCCTCTCCTCTGTTTTAGGAAAGAATAAGGCAATTCTTTTCATTGCTATTATCGGATTGTCTGCTTTTATTTCAGCTGTCGTCGATAACGTTCCCTTCCTCTTGGCAGCTATTCCTGTTGTGATGGATCTTGCCAAAATCAATCAGATCTCCCTTCCTTTTCTCATGTTTGCTCTATTAATAGGAACATGCCTTGGAGGAAACGTCACGCCTATTGGAGCCTCTGCTAACATTGTAGCTATGGGATTTTTAGAAAAAAAGGGGCAATCAGCCAGCTTTGGTGAGTATGTTCCCATAGGGCTTAAGTTTACAACTTGTGCGCTGATTCCCGCTGCTATTGCCCTTTGGGTGATATGGGCCTAA
- a CDS encoding DUF58 domain-containing protein, producing the protein MDRELFKKIRRIQIQTTHLAEDILAGAYHSAFKGKGMEFEEVREYQPGDEIRHIDWNVTARMSHLYVKNFKEEREITVFLLVDISASSRFGSQNLLKSELIAEIGAVLAFSANKNQDRVGLILFSDQVESYLSPKKGLRHVLRVVRDLLVFSPQHSKTDLGAALAFLGKVQRKAAICFLISDFLATGYEHQAKLIAQGHDLISICVQDPFEAHIPPLGLLNMQDLETESVALIDSNQPQNPLRESAQAHLRDVQFFMKTIGADFLSIRTDQPFMPVLRKFFKVRGMKR; encoded by the coding sequence ATGGATAGAGAGCTCTTTAAAAAAATTAGACGCATTCAAATTCAAACTACGCACTTGGCAGAAGATATTTTAGCGGGTGCTTATCATTCCGCTTTCAAAGGAAAAGGAATGGAATTTGAAGAGGTGCGTGAATATCAACCCGGAGATGAAATTCGGCATATTGATTGGAATGTCACAGCTCGGATGAGCCATCTTTATGTAAAAAATTTTAAGGAAGAAAGAGAAATTACTGTGTTCCTCTTGGTGGACATTTCTGCATCCTCCAGGTTTGGCAGCCAAAACCTTTTGAAAAGCGAACTGATTGCAGAGATTGGAGCGGTTTTGGCTTTTTCAGCTAACAAAAACCAGGATCGAGTGGGCTTGATTCTTTTTTCCGATCAAGTTGAATCCTATTTATCTCCTAAAAAAGGACTTAGGCATGTTTTAAGAGTGGTGCGGGATTTATTAGTGTTTTCTCCGCAGCATTCAAAAACCGATTTAGGCGCCGCCCTTGCCTTTCTTGGAAAAGTTCAACGCAAAGCGGCTATTTGTTTTTTAATTTCTGATTTTTTGGCCACGGGTTATGAACACCAGGCAAAGTTAATTGCCCAAGGGCATGATTTGATTTCAATTTGTGTTCAAGATCCTTTCGAGGCCCATATTCCCCCTTTAGGTTTGCTTAATATGCAAGATTTAGAGACGGAATCGGTTGCTTTAATCGATTCTAACCAACCTCAAAATCCCCTGCGTGAAAGCGCTCAAGCACATTTGAGAGATGTGCAGTTTTTTATGAAAACAATCGGTGCTGATTTTCTCTCCATTCGCACTGATCAACCCTTTATGCCTGTCTTAAGAAAGTTTTTCAAGGTTCGGGGGATGAAGCGATGA
- a CDS encoding small ribosomal subunit Rsm22 family protein, producing the protein MNFETLISAIEAEIGSFSLSELKKARENLTNRYRVEEQRASITARQETWMQTAVERISYLVTRMPATYKALEHLLQQIPATPIHSVLDLGAGPGTGTWAASAVFPSLIQATLIEQDADLIEIGQRLAKHSAFPKAEWKQGCLSTFIPLPHDLVIASYVLGELKDISEVVKKSWDAAQQFLILVEPGSQKGFATILQARQQVLDLGGYLVGPCPHAGACPMPPGDWCHFSKRVERTRLHRQCKEGSLGYEDEKFSYAIFSKQPYPLSQARILEHPQKRSGHVHLRVCTSKGIQKAIISKRHKDLYKQAQDAKWGDTLKVV; encoded by the coding sequence ATGAATTTTGAAACATTAATTAGCGCTATTGAAGCTGAAATAGGGAGCTTTTCTTTATCCGAGTTAAAAAAAGCGCGTGAAAATCTCACCAATCGATACCGCGTTGAAGAGCAACGCGCCTCCATTACGGCTCGTCAGGAAACCTGGATGCAAACGGCTGTCGAAAGGATCTCTTACCTAGTGACCCGTATGCCAGCCACTTACAAAGCTTTGGAGCATCTTTTACAGCAAATCCCCGCTACACCCATTCATTCTGTATTAGATTTGGGCGCCGGCCCTGGTACGGGAACGTGGGCAGCAAGTGCTGTATTTCCCTCTCTCATTCAAGCCACGCTAATTGAACAAGATGCCGATTTAATCGAAATTGGGCAACGTCTTGCCAAACATTCGGCCTTTCCCAAAGCTGAGTGGAAGCAAGGATGCCTTTCGACTTTTATTCCCCTGCCTCATGATTTAGTGATTGCTTCCTATGTACTAGGTGAACTTAAGGACATTTCCGAAGTGGTGAAAAAAAGTTGGGACGCGGCTCAACAATTTTTGATCCTGGTGGAGCCTGGCTCTCAAAAAGGTTTTGCCACGATTTTACAAGCTCGCCAGCAGGTATTAGATTTAGGAGGCTATCTCGTAGGCCCATGTCCCCATGCAGGCGCCTGTCCCATGCCGCCAGGAGATTGGTGCCATTTTTCCAAAAGGGTGGAGCGCACACGCCTTCACCGCCAATGCAAAGAAGGCTCTTTAGGCTATGAAGACGAGAAATTTTCCTACGCAATTTTTTCTAAGCAACCCTATCCCCTTTCTCAAGCTCGCATTCTAGAGCATCCTCAAAAGCGCTCGGGGCACGTTCACTTGCGAGTGTGCACATCCAAAGGGATTCAAAAGGCGATTATTTCAAAACGTCACAAAGATTTGTACAAACAGGCCCAAGATGCCAAATGGGGAGATACGCTTAAGGTTGTTTAA
- a CDS encoding ankyrin repeat domain-containing protein has translation MHINAGFLVKADQISDYVPGLSTITSLVDLFQKCVLLLSKQKADISKSHYYTYLQQKSFSRCIMLLIPVIGNISVAIYDFAKSKSNHQDAMLAAAQPASPFTSYHSHAEPNREGLAIDDRRYLGKHAKSLVAGKKEARVSGAVQQDYSESTVVAGYPAGAARQLATRAYGNSLQVSSLSEQWSFDESNCCEHSLTEPYIALYPALQTKPGLITVKASAENIHMEGAHSQLNIHSNPIIQYHAASPSKLPEAEVHKRLRDLLQLQCSRCIKVLMAQGHKLLREEKGEASLQGAFYLATAYELYCTLKIREYKFDQQVLDQYLDSLEEKLENNETLLHYFAVRENTSIFLYLFNERQKVKSQLDTLAGKVIKETPLHLAANRGYTSVSQFLLDQGADIKKGRYGEYAKTVLHVAVEYGREEIVELLLQHKDIQEILNLPQGGNKHTALHLAAAKGHFSILRKLIDCGAHTEQQDLLRQTSLEILLEQESLDFKMQEECACLLLSKKTPPFFQLDNPKLTQCFINALKQGLLHVAQKLAKNGLPHLEEQERSFLEIAAHGAFQRTHTLSPEPIEIPQEKRAAYILMIRWLLAEKKVDPNQPFKGRADFLIHQVCYAGCSELLLLLIELKADLKKLDSSQNSVLHHACQSSTDCVEIVRLLLGHDPALLEAKNSYGQTPLHLAALRGNAKSAEYLLNQIAEQSELNQQDYQENTPLHLAVIGEGRAFNLAKENYVKIVEALLKKGANLNIINREQKTAVELAYKNGSEALIQLLSQAALLPKQLINSLKNLYLSQKTLSIFRIKVEQEWEFKVPLEEIYVRLGIIEREERKARDQAFDKHSEYLQDVRIPTYETIYEPKQNIDIEKLFQHKSLEKNVRKRVFIQGAAGIGKSTLCHYISYHWAKGTLWTDVFTCLLWIPLRNLTLRKYPDNRKYSAVDLIANEYEGKIDRSVFEACLNDANFRKKTLLILDGYDELSAEAQANTSLATAFKQLKELLPHILVTSRPGSCSFERSCELELLGFDKEGIKHYINRFFKYLQAEEKKQKLSHLLKASPQVLSLAQIPINLTLLCCLFHEDPQVFDTEQSITMTAIYERIVSWMYRWFLLRRIDQGQSRQTKEQILVEKSLRKNPEVVHIATAFEKMADFAMKNDTLYLSKLEIEDLKGNKISSNELTDCGFIRIPEAEEKGFFIHLTFQEFLTASKVANQYLKGERKACQEFIRNYKFEPRYNLVFRMIAGSLSLAVSGNRRYADVLQSFFDDLFTKPRDLAISGELALIAGCFEECQDPTVVKQYDGFIELVKDYINYFCLLGLGLERLLRHKNLLNHPEIVHIITELLSDPKTSQNVLENLLRVVRTGLSLASETVEAVAEGLKDPEKDLYAKRYATFILEEVAQQGGKLSKKALFAFIQAFKENDYFTIRSAASALIAMTKQRDSKLPKGVIVALIQALKKANFWGKNPAANALKAMVKQGDKLSKKVLVFLIQVLKEGDREVKDCVASVLIDMANRGYEFTRETLAALIQVLKEGDIEAQGWAASVLREKAMQSKLPKEILTALIQVLKEGDREAKGWAASVLREKAMRSKFPKEILAALIQILNEGDKETKLYAAALRAVAQPEDGLPKEVLAVLIQALKEREDEIKCFAMSVLIEMAERGAEFPKKLLATLIQALEEGDSATKSFAVKALETMAGKGYELPKEVLAALIQAFKESHWQIKTFAAGALRLIAMQECELSKGGLAALIQVLKEGDEGAKRHAAGVLGEIAKQGGELSERVLVALIRAFKEGDKETKDYAPLALGEIAKQGGKLSEEALAALIQALEEGDEDTKCYSASALGEIAKQERGLPKEALDALIQAFKEGDRRTKNYAALALEAIAKQGGGFPKEFLDVLIQAFKESHRDTKACIASALREIVRQGGELPKEGLAALVQILKGGDDETKRFTADVLEAIARQGGELPKEALDALVQALEEGDDEIKFSAAEALEAIAKQGDKLSKEALIALIQALKKADRDTKDHIARGLGEIAKQRGELSKEELAALIQAFKEGDGRTKNYIAKSLGEIAKQEGEFPKEALVVLIQALKEGDDEIKLSAADALESIVKQEGKLSEEALVALIQALKKGDDETKTFAADALEAIVEQGGRLSKEALAALIQAHKKDDAWTVNSAIYAVKKIAKQGGELPKEALAALIQALKEGNAWTAGVVAATLKKIDKKAFLKMGIEAFPLLAEFCFFAEYSFFVKHRRPQISDSRAAYPFKNESLLSYKKLREKLPKDAGVWRERLDRLSPSGKFLNNPSIESDP, from the coding sequence ATGCATATAAATGCTGGCTTTTTAGTAAAAGCAGACCAAATATCTGACTACGTCCCAGGGTTAAGTACTATCACTAGCTTAGTTGATCTATTTCAAAAATGCGTGCTGCTTTTATCGAAGCAGAAAGCAGACATTTCAAAAAGCCATTATTACACCTATTTACAGCAAAAAAGCTTTTCCCGTTGTATTATGCTGCTAATCCCGGTAATAGGAAATATAAGTGTAGCAATTTATGATTTTGCGAAGAGTAAGTCCAACCATCAAGACGCTATGCTTGCGGCTGCTCAGCCAGCTTCTCCTTTTACCTCCTACCATAGTCATGCTGAACCTAACCGTGAAGGGCTTGCGATAGACGATAGACGTTACCTAGGTAAGCATGCAAAAAGCTTAGTGGCGGGCAAAAAAGAAGCTAGGGTAAGTGGAGCGGTTCAACAAGACTATTCTGAATCCACGGTTGTAGCAGGCTACCCTGCAGGAGCTGCCCGGCAATTAGCCACAAGGGCATATGGAAACAGCCTCCAAGTAAGTAGCCTATCGGAACAATGGTCTTTTGATGAGTCCAATTGCTGTGAGCACAGCCTTACAGAACCCTATATCGCCCTTTATCCCGCTTTACAAACTAAACCTGGTCTTATCACCGTTAAGGCGAGTGCTGAAAATATCCACATGGAAGGGGCACATTCTCAACTAAATATCCACTCTAATCCTATTATTCAATACCATGCAGCATCGCCGTCTAAGTTGCCAGAAGCAGAGGTTCACAAACGGTTAAGGGATTTATTGCAACTGCAATGCTCTCGCTGTATAAAAGTTTTAATGGCGCAAGGGCACAAACTTTTAAGAGAAGAAAAGGGGGAGGCTTCCTTACAGGGGGCCTTTTATCTAGCCACAGCTTATGAGTTATATTGCACGCTTAAAATAAGAGAATATAAATTTGATCAACAAGTACTCGATCAATATCTGGATAGTTTGGAAGAAAAGTTAGAAAACAATGAAACCTTACTGCATTATTTTGCGGTACGGGAAAATACCAGTATTTTTCTCTATCTCTTTAATGAAAGGCAAAAGGTGAAATCTCAGCTTGACACCTTAGCTGGGAAAGTAATCAAAGAAACCCCTTTACATTTAGCTGCCAATAGGGGGTATACCTCTGTGTCCCAATTTTTGCTTGACCAAGGCGCAGATATCAAAAAAGGGCGGTATGGTGAGTATGCTAAAACCGTGTTGCATGTAGCCGTAGAATATGGGCGAGAGGAAATTGTCGAGCTTTTGCTTCAGCACAAAGATATTCAAGAAATCTTGAACCTACCCCAAGGAGGTAATAAGCATACTGCTCTGCATTTAGCAGCTGCCAAAGGGCATTTTTCCATTTTGCGCAAGCTTATTGATTGTGGCGCACATACTGAACAACAAGATCTGCTCCGCCAAACCTCCTTAGAAATTCTGCTTGAGCAGGAAAGCTTAGATTTTAAGATGCAAGAGGAATGCGCTTGCCTTTTATTAAGCAAAAAAACGCCCCCTTTTTTCCAACTAGATAATCCTAAACTCACACAGTGTTTTATCAATGCTCTTAAGCAGGGCCTCTTGCACGTTGCACAAAAACTGGCAAAGAACGGATTGCCCCACTTAGAAGAGCAAGAGCGCTCATTTTTAGAAATTGCTGCACACGGGGCCTTTCAAAGAACACATACTCTGTCCCCAGAGCCTATAGAGATTCCTCAGGAGAAGCGCGCTGCTTATATTCTCATGATTCGCTGGCTGCTTGCAGAGAAGAAGGTAGATCCCAACCAGCCATTCAAAGGCCGTGCTGATTTTTTGATCCACCAGGTCTGTTATGCGGGCTGCAGTGAACTCCTTTTGCTTCTTATTGAATTGAAAGCGGATTTAAAAAAGCTTGATAGCTCGCAAAACAGTGTGTTGCATCATGCTTGCCAATCGTCCACAGATTGTGTGGAAATAGTGCGCCTTTTGCTGGGACATGACCCAGCTCTTCTGGAAGCCAAAAATAGCTACGGTCAAACGCCTTTACACTTAGCAGCCCTTAGAGGAAATGCAAAGAGTGCGGAATACTTGCTAAATCAAATTGCCGAACAAAGTGAATTAAATCAGCAAGACTACCAGGAAAATACCCCTTTGCATTTAGCCGTGATTGGAGAGGGGAGAGCTTTTAATCTAGCTAAAGAGAATTATGTTAAAATTGTTGAAGCTTTATTAAAAAAAGGGGCCAACCTAAATATCATAAATCGGGAGCAAAAAACGGCTGTAGAGCTTGCTTATAAAAATGGAAGTGAAGCCCTTATACAGTTGCTATCCCAAGCAGCTCTACTTCCAAAGCAGCTGATTAACTCTCTAAAAAACCTTTACCTTTCTCAAAAAACTCTTTCCATCTTTAGGATTAAGGTAGAGCAAGAGTGGGAATTTAAAGTGCCTTTGGAAGAAATCTATGTGCGTTTAGGCATTATTGAGCGTGAAGAAAGAAAAGCGCGCGATCAAGCATTTGATAAACATTCTGAGTATTTACAAGATGTTCGCATCCCAACTTATGAAACCATCTACGAGCCTAAGCAGAATATCGACATCGAAAAACTTTTCCAACATAAAAGTTTGGAGAAAAATGTTCGTAAAAGAGTTTTCATCCAAGGTGCAGCTGGCATTGGTAAAAGTACTCTCTGCCACTATATTAGCTACCATTGGGCAAAAGGGACTCTGTGGACAGACGTGTTTACCTGCCTTTTGTGGATTCCTTTAAGAAATCTTACCTTGAGGAAATATCCTGATAATAGAAAGTATAGTGCGGTTGATCTAATTGCAAACGAGTATGAAGGAAAAATCGATCGCAGCGTATTTGAAGCTTGCCTAAATGATGCCAACTTTAGAAAAAAAACTCTGCTTATTTTAGATGGTTATGATGAGCTTTCTGCAGAAGCCCAAGCAAACACAAGCCTAGCTACAGCTTTTAAACAGCTAAAAGAGTTATTGCCCCATATTTTGGTCACCTCAAGGCCTGGAAGCTGCTCTTTTGAACGTTCTTGTGAGCTAGAGCTTTTAGGCTTTGATAAAGAAGGGATTAAACATTATATCAACAGGTTTTTCAAATACCTTCAAGCCGAAGAGAAAAAACAGAAGCTTAGCCACCTATTAAAAGCTTCTCCCCAGGTGTTAAGCCTGGCACAGATTCCCATTAACTTAACTTTACTTTGTTGCCTCTTTCATGAAGATCCTCAGGTTTTTGATACTGAGCAATCCATTACGATGACAGCAATTTACGAAAGGATTGTTAGCTGGATGTATCGGTGGTTTCTCTTAAGAAGGATTGACCAGGGACAATCCAGGCAAACTAAAGAGCAAATTCTGGTAGAGAAAAGTCTGCGCAAAAACCCAGAAGTTGTCCATATTGCCACCGCTTTTGAAAAAATGGCCGACTTTGCAATGAAAAACGATACCCTTTATTTAAGCAAACTAGAAATTGAAGACTTGAAGGGTAACAAAATTTCGTCCAATGAGCTTACAGATTGCGGATTTATACGCATCCCTGAAGCCGAAGAAAAAGGGTTCTTTATACACTTAACCTTCCAAGAATTCCTAACCGCTTCAAAAGTTGCCAATCAATATCTTAAAGGAGAAAGAAAAGCGTGCCAAGAATTTATACGCAATTACAAGTTTGAACCACGCTATAACCTTGTTTTTCGCATGATTGCCGGCAGCCTTTCCCTGGCTGTCTCTGGTAATCGGCGCTATGCGGATGTCCTACAGTCTTTTTTTGACGATCTTTTTACTAAGCCGCGAGACCTAGCTATCAGTGGCGAGCTTGCTTTGATTGCGGGGTGTTTTGAAGAGTGCCAAGATCCTACGGTAGTGAAGCAGTACGATGGCTTTATTGAGCTTGTAAAAGATTACATTAATTATTTTTGTTTACTAGGCTTAGGCTTGGAAAGATTGCTCAGGCATAAGAATCTCCTTAATCATCCAGAAATTGTGCATATTATTACAGAATTATTATCCGATCCCAAGACAAGTCAAAATGTTTTAGAAAACTTACTACGCGTTGTGAGAACTGGGCTAAGCTTAGCTTCGGAAACGGTAGAAGCGGTCGCTGAGGGACTTAAAGATCCTGAAAAAGATCTTTATGCTAAAAGATATGCTACTTTTATTCTAGAAGAAGTCGCGCAGCAAGGAGGTAAACTGTCTAAAAAAGCGCTATTTGCTTTCATCCAAGCTTTCAAAGAAAACGATTATTTTACTATCCGCTCTGCTGCTAGCGCCCTAATAGCAATGACAAAACAAAGAGATAGTAAGCTTCCGAAAGGAGTGATAGTCGCTCTCATCCAAGCTCTCAAAAAAGCAAACTTTTGGGGGAAAAATCCTGCTGCTAATGCCCTAAAAGCAATGGTAAAGCAAGGAGATAAGCTTTCTAAAAAAGTGCTAGTTTTTCTCATCCAAGTTCTCAAAGAAGGGGATAGAGAGGTTAAAGATTGTGTTGCTAGTGTTCTAATAGATATGGCGAACCGAGGGTATGAGTTTACAAGAGAAACGTTAGCAGCTCTCATCCAAGTTCTCAAAGAAGGAGATATAGAGGCTCAAGGTTGGGCTGCTAGTGTCTTAAGAGAAAAGGCTATGCAAAGTAAGCTTCCTAAAGAAATATTAACGGCTCTCATCCAAGTTCTCAAAGAAGGGGATAGAGAGGCTAAAGGCTGGGCTGCTAGTGTCTTAAGAGAAAAAGCTATGCGAAGCAAGTTTCCTAAAGAAATACTAGCAGCTCTCATCCAAATTCTTAATGAAGGGGATAAAGAGACTAAACTGTATGCTGCCGCCTTAAGAGCAGTGGCCCAACCAGAAGATGGGCTTCCTAAAGAAGTGCTCGCTGTTCTCATTCAAGCTCTCAAAGAAAGAGAGGATGAAATTAAATGTTTTGCTATGAGTGTTTTAATAGAAATGGCAGAACGAGGAGCTGAATTTCCAAAAAAACTCCTAGCTACTCTTATCCAAGCCCTTGAAGAAGGAGATAGTGCGACTAAAAGTTTTGCTGTTAAAGCCCTAGAAACAATGGCAGGTAAAGGATACGAGCTTCCAAAAGAAGTGTTAGCTGCTCTTATTCAAGCCTTCAAAGAAAGCCATTGGCAGATTAAAACTTTTGCTGCTGGTGCCCTAAGATTAATCGCAATGCAAGAATGTGAGCTTTCGAAAGGAGGGCTAGCAGCTCTCATCCAAGTACTTAAAGAAGGCGATGAAGGGGCTAAACGGCATGCAGCTGGTGTCCTAGGAGAAATAGCAAAGCAAGGAGGTGAGCTTTCGGAAAGAGTGCTAGTAGCTCTTATTCGAGCTTTTAAAGAAGGTGATAAAGAGACTAAAGATTATGCTCCTCTTGCCCTAGGAGAAATAGCAAAGCAAGGAGGCAAACTTTCAGAAGAAGCACTAGCTGCTCTTATTCAAGCTCTTGAAGAAGGCGATGAAGACACTAAATGTTATTCTGCTAGTGCTCTAGGAGAAATAGCAAAACAAGAGAGAGGGCTTCCGAAAGAAGCCCTAGATGCTCTTATTCAAGCTTTTAAAGAAGGTGATAGAAGAACTAAAAATTATGCTGCTCTTGCCCTAGAAGCAATAGCAAAACAAGGAGGTGGGTTTCCGAAAGAATTCCTAGATGTTCTCATTCAAGCTTTCAAAGAAAGCCATAGAGATACTAAAGCTTGTATTGCTAGTGCTCTAAGAGAAATAGTAAGGCAAGGAGGTGAGCTTCCGAAAGAAGGGCTAGCAGCTCTCGTCCAAATACTTAAAGGAGGCGATGATGAGACTAAACGTTTTACTGCAGATGTTCTAGAAGCAATAGCAAGACAGGGAGGTGAGCTTCCTAAAGAAGCCCTAGACGCTCTCGTCCAAGCTCTTGAAGAAGGTGATGATGAAATCAAATTCTCTGCTGCTGAGGCCCTAGAAGCAATAGCAAAACAAGGAGATAAGCTTTCAAAAGAAGCGCTCATAGCTCTCATCCAAGCTCTTAAAAAGGCCGATAGAGATACTAAAGATCACATTGCTAGGGGCCTAGGAGAAATAGCAAAACAAAGAGGTGAGCTTTCAAAAGAAGAGCTAGCAGCTCTCATCCAAGCTTTTAAAGAAGGTGATGGACGTACTAAAAATTATATTGCTAAGAGTCTAGGAGAAATAGCAAAACAAGAAGGTGAGTTTCCGAAAGAAGCGTTAGTCGTACTTATCCAAGCTCTCAAAGAGGGTGATGATGAAATCAAACTTTCTGCTGCGGATGCCCTAGAATCTATAGTAAAACAAGAAGGTAAGCTTTCGGAAGAAGCTCTAGTCGCGCTCATCCAAGCTCTCAAAAAAGGGGACGATGAAACTAAAACTTTTGCTGCCGATGCCCTAGAAGCCATAGTAGAACAAGGAGGTAGGCTTTCGAAAGAAGCATTAGCTGCACTTATCCAAGCTCATAAAAAAGATGAT